In a single window of the Pseudomonas oryzihabitans genome:
- a CDS encoding GNAT family N-acetyltransferase: MTLQIRPARREDAARIHALIVELADYEKAVHEVLASPAQIEATLFAPDTPTRALVAEHEGVVVGYAVYFYSYSTWLGRNGIYLEDLYVSPIARGTGLGKGLLRELAREAVANDCGRLEWSVLDWNTPAIDFYESLGAKAQGEWVRYRLDGAALRDFAESGR, encoded by the coding sequence ATGACGCTCCAGATCCGCCCCGCCCGCCGCGAAGACGCCGCCCGTATCCATGCCCTGATCGTCGAACTGGCCGACTACGAAAAGGCCGTCCACGAGGTGCTGGCCAGCCCGGCGCAGATCGAGGCCACCCTCTTCGCCCCCGACACCCCGACCCGCGCCCTGGTCGCCGAGCACGAGGGCGTGGTGGTGGGCTACGCGGTGTATTTCTACAGCTATTCCACCTGGCTGGGCCGCAACGGCATCTACCTGGAAGACCTCTATGTGAGCCCGATCGCCCGCGGCACCGGCCTGGGCAAGGGCCTGCTGCGCGAGCTGGCCCGCGAGGCCGTGGCCAATGATTGCGGCCGCCTGGAATGGAGCGTGCTGGATTGGAACACCCCGGCCATCGACTTCTACGAAAGCCTCGGTGCCAAGGCCCAGGGCGAGTGGGTGCGCTATCGCCTGGACGGCGCGGCGCTACGGGATTTCGCGGAAAGCGGGCGGTAG
- a CDS encoding ATP-binding protein — translation MTKTAAPSCELIICAPLRGDAASLQRLFTQGYHTRYLSTLDEVAAALGDDIGIIVFTEEALRQDMTSLAEALERQPTWSDIPLVLLASDSKRSGRGNDLLRRQLPAAATNLVILERPLSGASLLSSVAAAWRSRLRQFEMRDRLTELAQERERMQTLLENLPVGVAFMDSEGRTLVSNPFYEQHVSGQQIPSRQPEEALRWAALDTAGRLLQPDQFPGARALRGERVKGQDFYHTNDAGEESWLRVSAVPLHDEAQRIIGATTVIADISEEKRAELALRRFNEELESQVAERTRTLAHTLSELQRETTERSRAEEQLRQSLKMEAVGQLTGGIAHDFNNMLTGVLGALDLMRIKGKNQLQGLERYMEAAQHSAHRAASLTQRLLAFSRRQSLESRPMCANELILALQELLQRTVSEQISVTLALADDLPWILADANQLENALLNLVINARDAMPDGGVINLATSLVTVTAQGTEDDALVPGDYVRIEVLDTGTGIPERLLGKVLEPFFTTKPQGQGTGLGLSMVYGFARQSNGRLTIASNERGTRVCVYLPTAEQNAEPKRSTPAEFAQGAGETILLVEDDDAVRLVNQEALEALGYRVWSAAEGKTALRLLEQIPELNLLVTDVGLPGLNGRQLAEVIQQLRPRLPVLFLTGYAEGALSRTAFLGGNMELMTKPFTLDQLAAQVAAMLSRAAHRATATS, via the coding sequence TTGACGAAGACAGCGGCGCCGTCCTGCGAGCTCATCATCTGCGCGCCCTTGCGAGGTGACGCAGCCAGCCTGCAGCGGCTCTTCACCCAGGGCTATCACACCCGCTACCTGTCCACCCTGGACGAGGTGGCGGCAGCGCTCGGCGACGACATCGGGATCATCGTCTTCACCGAGGAGGCCCTGCGCCAGGACATGACCTCCCTGGCAGAGGCATTGGAGCGGCAGCCGACCTGGTCGGACATTCCGCTGGTGCTGCTGGCGTCGGACTCTAAGCGTTCGGGACGGGGCAATGATCTCCTGCGCCGTCAGCTGCCCGCGGCGGCGACCAATCTGGTGATCCTGGAACGGCCCCTGAGCGGTGCTTCCCTGCTGAGCAGCGTCGCGGCCGCCTGGCGCTCACGCCTGCGCCAGTTCGAGATGCGCGATCGTCTCACCGAACTCGCCCAGGAACGTGAGCGCATGCAGACGCTGCTGGAGAACCTGCCGGTCGGCGTGGCCTTCATGGATAGCGAAGGCCGCACCCTGGTCAGCAACCCCTTCTATGAGCAGCATGTGTCCGGCCAGCAGATCCCGTCTCGGCAGCCTGAGGAGGCGCTGCGCTGGGCCGCCCTGGATACCGCCGGGCGGCTGCTGCAGCCCGATCAATTCCCCGGGGCGCGGGCCCTGCGGGGCGAGCGGGTGAAGGGGCAGGATTTCTATCACACCAACGATGCGGGCGAGGAATCCTGGCTGCGCGTGAGCGCGGTGCCCTTGCACGACGAGGCTCAGCGGATCATCGGCGCGACCACGGTGATCGCCGACATCAGCGAGGAAAAGCGCGCGGAACTGGCCTTGCGGCGCTTCAACGAAGAACTGGAATCCCAGGTGGCGGAACGAACCCGCACCCTCGCCCACACTCTGAGCGAGTTGCAACGGGAAACCACCGAGCGCAGCCGCGCCGAAGAGCAGCTGCGGCAGTCGTTGAAGATGGAAGCGGTCGGCCAGCTCACTGGCGGTATCGCCCATGACTTCAACAACATGCTGACCGGGGTACTGGGCGCGCTCGATCTGATGCGGATCAAGGGCAAGAACCAGCTGCAAGGCCTGGAGCGGTACATGGAGGCCGCGCAGCACTCGGCGCATCGGGCGGCGTCGCTCACCCAGCGGCTGCTGGCGTTCTCGCGCCGGCAATCGCTGGAATCCCGGCCCATGTGCGCCAACGAACTGATCCTGGCGTTGCAGGAACTGCTGCAACGCACGGTGAGCGAGCAGATCTCGGTGACGCTGGCCCTTGCCGATGACCTGCCCTGGATCCTGGCCGACGCCAATCAGCTGGAGAACGCCCTGCTCAACCTGGTGATCAACGCCCGCGATGCCATGCCGGACGGCGGGGTCATCAACCTGGCGACCTCCCTGGTCACCGTTACCGCACAGGGGACCGAGGACGATGCCCTGGTGCCGGGAGACTATGTCCGCATCGAGGTCCTGGATACCGGGACCGGCATCCCGGAGCGGCTGCTGGGCAAGGTGCTCGAACCCTTCTTCACCACCAAGCCGCAGGGCCAGGGCACGGGGCTGGGCCTGTCGATGGTATATGGCTTCGCCCGGCAGAGTAATGGCCGCCTGACCATCGCCAGCAACGAGCGCGGCACCCGGGTCTGCGTCTACCTGCCGACAGCGGAGCAGAACGCCGAGCCGAAGCGGTCCACGCCGGCGGAATTCGCCCAGGGCGCCGGCGAAACCATCCTGCTGGTGGAAGACGACGACGCCGTGCGCCTGGTCAACCAGGAGGCGCTGGAAGCCCTGGGCTATCGCGTCTGGAGCGCGGCCGAAGGCAAGACCGCGCTGCGCCTGCTGGAGCAGATCCCCGAATTGAACCTGCTGGTGACCGATGTCGGCCTGCCGGGCCTGAATGGGCGCCAGCTGGCGGAGGTGATCCAGCAGCTCAGACCACGGCTGCCGGTGCTGTTCCTGACCGGCTATGCCGAGGGCGCGCTCAGTAGGACGGCCTTTCTGGGTGGTAACATGGAACTCATGACCAAGCCCTTCACCCTGGACCAGCTGGCCGCGCAGGTCGCCGCCATGCTGTCCCGGGCAGCCCACCGGGCGACGGCTACCTCCTGA
- a CDS encoding ATPase domain-containing protein has protein sequence MSSPSPSIIATGNPGLDRVLRGGLPKDRLYLLEGTPGSGKTTLGLQFLFEGVRRGESVLYITLSETGEELQSVAESHGWSLDGVDLFELSAADAVLGGAQEQTILHPWESELGDTIGLIQARVDELKPSRLVFDSLSEMRLLAQDPLRYRRQVLALKQFFAGRGLTVLLVDDLTTSGGERDNHLHSLCHGVLTLERLTLDFGAARRRLQVQKLRGVDFIAGYHDFTIRRGGLEVYPRMIAAGRYQDFAGEPVPSNIDDMDALLHGGPLRGTSTLITGPAGTGKTTLALQFVMAACARGERCAVYEFDERIGTLLKRADSMGMPLLRYIEEGLLVVHQIDPAELSPGEFAWRVRRDVEEDDCRMLVLDSLNGYLAAMPQEQQLILQMHELLSYLSQSGVVTFLINPQHGLVGSMTSSLDISYIADTVVLIRFFEAQGRLRKAISILKHRGGGHEDAIRELRIDTKGIRVGKPLVDFRGVLTGTPEYFGAKQPLMEERD, from the coding sequence ATGAGTTCCCCTAGCCCGTCAATTATCGCGACAGGCAATCCCGGCCTGGACAGGGTCTTGCGCGGCGGTTTGCCAAAAGATCGGCTCTACCTGCTCGAAGGCACCCCGGGGTCGGGCAAGACGACCCTGGGCCTGCAGTTTCTCTTCGAAGGCGTGCGCCGAGGCGAGTCGGTGCTGTACATCACGCTGTCGGAGACCGGTGAAGAACTGCAGAGCGTGGCCGAGTCCCATGGCTGGAGCCTGGACGGCGTGGATCTGTTCGAGCTGTCGGCCGCCGATGCGGTACTGGGCGGCGCGCAGGAGCAGACCATCCTGCATCCCTGGGAATCCGAGCTGGGTGACACCATCGGGCTGATCCAGGCTCGCGTGGACGAGCTCAAACCGAGCCGGCTGGTGTTCGACAGCCTGTCGGAGATGCGCCTGCTGGCGCAGGACCCGCTGCGTTATCGGCGCCAGGTGCTGGCGCTCAAGCAGTTCTTCGCCGGGCGTGGCCTTACCGTCCTGCTGGTGGACGATCTGACCACCAGCGGCGGCGAACGCGACAACCACCTGCACAGCCTCTGCCACGGGGTGTTGACCCTGGAGCGCCTGACCCTGGACTTCGGCGCCGCGCGCCGACGCCTGCAGGTTCAGAAACTGCGCGGCGTGGACTTCATCGCCGGTTATCACGATTTCACCATCCGCCGCGGCGGCCTGGAGGTCTATCCGCGCATGATCGCGGCGGGACGCTACCAGGATTTCGCCGGCGAGCCGGTGCCCAGCAATATCGACGACATGGACGCCCTGTTGCACGGCGGTCCCTTGCGCGGCACCAGCACCCTGATCACCGGCCCGGCCGGTACGGGCAAGACCACCCTCGCCCTGCAGTTCGTGATGGCGGCCTGCGCGCGGGGCGAGAGGTGCGCCGTCTATGAGTTCGACGAGCGCATCGGCACCCTGCTCAAGCGCGCGGACAGCATGGGCATGCCGCTCCTGCGCTATATCGAGGAAGGTCTGCTGGTGGTCCACCAGATCGATCCCGCCGAGCTGTCTCCGGGCGAGTTCGCCTGGCGCGTGCGGCGGGATGTCGAGGAAGACGACTGCCGGATGCTGGTGCTGGACAGTCTCAACGGCTACCTGGCGGCCATGCCGCAGGAACAGCAGCTGATCCTGCAGATGCACGAACTGCTCTCGTACCTGAGTCAATCCGGGGTGGTGACCTTTCTCATCAATCCCCAGCACGGGCTGGTCGGCTCGATGACGTCCAGTCTCGACATCTCCTATATCGCCGACACCGTGGTGCTGATCCGCTTCTTCGAAGCACAGGGGCGCCTGCGCAAGGCCATTTCCATCCTCAAGCACCGCGGTGGCGGTCATGAAGACGCGATTCGGGAATTGCGCATCGACACCAAGGGCATCCGGGTCGGCAAGCCCCTGGTGGACTTCCGTGGCGTGCTGACCGGTACGCCGGAGTATTTCGGTGCCAAACAGCCCCTGATGGAAGAGCGCGATTGA
- a CDS encoding hybrid sensor histidine kinase/response regulator produces the protein MPPSRKARVDNSATSDVSHEGKNIFFAAVETTRMPMLITDPNQPDNPIIFANNAFTDMTGYLVEELLGRNCRFLQGPETDRSVVNSLREAVEQEREISVEIINYRKDGSTFWNALFVSPVYNDAGELTYFFASQLDVSRRRDAEDALRQAQKMEALGQLTGGIAHDFNNLLQVMMGYIDIIHRTAEKPSFDQERIVRSATHAKSAAERASTLTQQLLAFSRKQKLEGRVLNLNNLVRGAHELAERTLGDVEIRTQLDPELWNCRIDPTQAEVALLNILINARDALLDCPQPSVGIETRNIEVRELANMSYDGLMPGRYVSLAITDNGHGMPASIRDRVMDPFFTTKEEGKGSGLGLSMVYGFAKQSGGTVRIYSEEDVGTTLRLYFPVDDSHVTHQQTEQRSERRSGTERILVVEDRPDVAELAKLVLEDYGYTAQIAFNASEALRVLRENEQPFDLVFTDLIMPGGMNGVMLAREVKRLQPQIKVLLTTGYAENSLERTDIGGSEFDVISKPYIPNDLARKVRRVLDGPNGIA, from the coding sequence ATGCCCCCATCCCGCAAGGCGCGGGTCGACAACTCCGCGACGAGTGATGTTTCGCACGAGGGCAAGAACATCTTCTTCGCCGCGGTGGAAACCACGCGGATGCCGATGCTGATCACCGATCCTAACCAGCCGGACAATCCGATCATCTTCGCCAACAACGCCTTCACTGACATGACCGGCTACCTGGTGGAAGAACTGCTCGGGCGTAACTGCCGCTTCCTGCAGGGCCCGGAAACCGATCGTTCGGTGGTCAACTCCCTTCGCGAGGCGGTGGAACAGGAACGCGAGATCTCGGTGGAGATCATCAACTATCGCAAGGACGGCTCGACCTTCTGGAACGCGCTGTTCGTTTCGCCGGTGTACAACGACGCGGGCGAGCTGACCTATTTCTTCGCCTCCCAGCTGGATGTTAGTCGCCGCCGCGATGCCGAGGATGCCCTGCGCCAGGCGCAGAAGATGGAGGCGCTGGGCCAGCTCACCGGCGGCATCGCCCATGACTTCAACAATCTGCTGCAGGTGATGATGGGCTACATCGACATCATCCACCGCACCGCGGAGAAGCCCAGCTTCGATCAGGAACGCATCGTGCGCAGCGCGACCCACGCCAAGTCGGCGGCCGAGCGCGCCAGTACCCTCACCCAGCAGCTGCTGGCCTTTTCGCGCAAGCAGAAGCTCGAAGGCCGGGTGCTCAACCTGAACAACCTGGTTCGTGGCGCCCATGAGCTAGCCGAACGCACCCTGGGCGACGTGGAAATTCGCACCCAGTTGGATCCCGAGCTGTGGAATTGCCGGATCGACCCGACCCAGGCAGAGGTGGCGCTGCTCAACATCCTGATCAACGCCCGGGACGCCCTGCTGGATTGCCCGCAGCCGAGCGTGGGCATAGAAACGCGCAACATCGAGGTGCGCGAGCTGGCCAATATGTCGTACGACGGGCTCATGCCCGGCCGTTACGTCAGCCTGGCAATCACCGACAACGGTCATGGCATGCCGGCCAGCATTCGCGACCGGGTGATGGACCCCTTCTTCACCACCAAGGAAGAAGGCAAGGGCTCGGGGCTTGGGCTATCGATGGTCTATGGCTTCGCCAAGCAGTCCGGTGGCACGGTGCGCATCTATTCGGAAGAGGACGTCGGCACCACGCTGCGCCTCTACTTCCCGGTGGATGACAGCCATGTCACCCATCAGCAGACGGAGCAGCGCTCGGAGCGGCGCAGTGGCACGGAGCGCATCCTGGTGGTGGAAGATCGCCCGGACGTCGCCGAGCTGGCCAAGCTGGTGCTGGAGGACTACGGCTACACGGCGCAGATCGCCTTCAATGCCAGTGAAGCCCTGCGTGTGCTGCGCGAGAACGAGCAGCCCTTCGATCTGGTATTCACCGACCTGATCATGCCCGGTGGCATGAACGGGGTAATGCTGGCGCGCGAAGTGAAGCGCCTGCAACCGCAGATCAAGGTGCTGCTCACCACCGGCTACGCCGAGAACTCCCTGGAGCGTACCGACATCGGCGGGTCCGAGTTCGATGTCATCTCCAAGCCCTATATCCCCAATGATTTGGCGCGCAAGGTGCGCCGGGTGCTGGATGGGCCGAACGGCATCGCCTGA
- a CDS encoding response regulator, which produces MKPRSLDIQRQILVLEDDPRQRELLTEILTEQGLNVVAVASSDDALAHMDTRGSDTKLVIADVNVPGMLDGLAFAQLAAASWPTVPFIIISGYIDQDLAILPRRAAFLPKPWGVDDLCQLVENLLPRR; this is translated from the coding sequence ATGAAGCCAAGAAGCCTTGATATACAAAGACAAATTCTTGTCCTGGAGGATGATCCGAGGCAGCGCGAGCTGCTGACCGAAATCCTCACCGAACAAGGCCTGAACGTCGTGGCTGTGGCTTCCAGCGATGACGCCCTGGCGCACATGGATACCCGCGGCAGCGACACCAAGCTGGTCATCGCCGACGTGAACGTGCCAGGGATGCTGGATGGGCTGGCCTTCGCGCAGTTGGCCGCGGCCAGCTGGCCCACGGTGCCCTTCATCATCATTTCCGGCTACATCGACCAGGACCTCGCCATCCTGCCACGTCGCGCCGCCTTCCTGCCCAAACCCTGGGGCGTGGACGATCTTTGTCAGCTCGTCGAGAACCTGCTGCCGCGCCGCTAG
- a CDS encoding TrlF family AAA-like ATPase, with protein sequence MIGSCWNKWDLHIHSPFTNLNNGFKCEVEQYVANIKENSLSLLGVTNYWYFQENELEIIREELRRQGCSTTVIGNLEFRVAQPNKQGDWINVHCLFSESLSTAQINAVVSRLKLTNTTKDDLVIYCSEADFATKTIGCDDAIVDFKSLCEHMESNLVFGRDYLIAICPNGYGGYRPDINEGRSRAIASEIDKKGQVLFGRPQDRDFFLSSTRYEGATAKPIFFCSDAHRLDQIGTQYSWVKAKPNFQGLKQVLFEPSDRIYQTDDFVENSFIKPYFDSIEIEGPIFQGQEISFKKQNIPLNKNMIAIIGGRGTGKSLFLDAMHSRLAVCYGHKRVRGVSVENLRIRVSQGGDLINFDQTSTVPYPYLHVSQGEIHEFAKDPSVLSLEIKKMLGLRQRPFDPALSEELMENMGRYRSFIDYWGAVDTNGSAINKPDYQQNIININSQLIATLTNEQNAALISRYQDNNRLLNEQRAFLSTSNEIKSFIERTVIGLNDRISAYNGSAYAISKSPPLGYTDVLQAIAANVAHTETSVAVLAAQNEEIKAEFAQKGIKQDVSSLLGKVNEYRLNIDNANAKLQEIQGRTSQYFSEQKRRAEIAASYDTYLESLRGEVDIAYASLLAPNADWNAEQNELVQSILKDIQVSGSILFDKGAFYSGLEECVNRGKFRASAGKSTSERLAETFNVHNKSDFFKMLMGHKLIQLGDQLVSLEDFFWSDDYFNQGGRFELFDYLYSPSRIKNYLKVNAEFSYKGKSVEKLSVGQRGTFYVCLKLATDPFGSPFVFDQPEDDLDNGFIMGQLVPLFKQIKKYRQVIIVTHNANLVVNSDAEQVIVAENDGEVVSYVSGALEEGDVRGGIGIRSMVCSILEGGHEAFANREKKYGL encoded by the coding sequence ATGATTGGCTCGTGTTGGAATAAGTGGGATCTGCATATTCACTCGCCGTTTACTAATTTGAACAATGGTTTCAAATGTGAGGTTGAACAGTACGTCGCCAATATTAAGGAAAATAGCCTAAGTCTGCTTGGTGTTACAAACTATTGGTATTTTCAAGAGAATGAGCTAGAAATTATCAGAGAGGAGTTAAGAAGACAGGGCTGCTCTACTACTGTTATTGGAAATTTGGAGTTCAGAGTTGCGCAGCCAAACAAACAAGGCGACTGGATAAACGTTCATTGCCTATTTTCAGAGAGTTTGAGTACCGCTCAAATAAACGCAGTGGTATCCAGGCTTAAGCTAACAAATACCACAAAAGATGATCTCGTAATTTACTGTTCAGAAGCTGATTTTGCCACCAAAACTATTGGTTGTGATGATGCGATAGTAGACTTCAAAAGTCTCTGCGAACATATGGAGAGTAATCTGGTCTTTGGTAGGGATTACCTTATCGCTATATGTCCGAATGGGTATGGCGGCTACAGGCCTGATATCAACGAGGGACGCTCTCGAGCTATCGCTTCGGAGATCGATAAGAAAGGTCAAGTCCTGTTCGGACGTCCACAGGATAGGGATTTTTTTCTTAGCAGCACTCGATATGAGGGAGCTACCGCGAAGCCCATATTTTTTTGCTCAGACGCGCACCGTTTGGATCAGATTGGTACCCAATACTCCTGGGTTAAAGCAAAGCCCAATTTTCAAGGTTTAAAGCAAGTGCTTTTCGAGCCGTCGGATCGTATCTATCAGACGGATGATTTTGTTGAGAACAGCTTCATCAAACCGTATTTCGATAGCATTGAGATTGAGGGCCCTATATTCCAGGGGCAAGAGATCTCGTTCAAGAAACAAAATATACCTTTAAATAAAAACATGATTGCCATAATTGGCGGGCGAGGAACGGGGAAAAGCCTGTTTCTCGATGCGATGCATTCTAGGCTAGCTGTATGCTATGGCCACAAGCGAGTGAGAGGGGTGTCGGTTGAAAACCTACGTATCAGGGTCTCTCAAGGTGGAGACCTAATAAATTTCGATCAGACCTCTACAGTTCCTTATCCGTACTTGCATGTTTCGCAAGGCGAGATTCACGAGTTCGCGAAAGACCCTTCGGTACTTAGTTTGGAGATAAAAAAGATGCTTGGCCTGCGTCAACGGCCATTCGATCCTGCTCTGTCCGAAGAGCTCATGGAAAACATGGGTAGGTACCGCTCGTTTATTGATTACTGGGGCGCTGTTGACACTAATGGATCCGCAATAAACAAGCCTGATTATCAGCAGAATATTATCAATATTAATTCGCAGTTAATTGCGACTCTTACAAATGAGCAAAACGCTGCTCTTATATCTCGATATCAGGATAATAATAGGTTGCTCAATGAGCAGCGCGCATTCCTGTCTACTTCTAATGAAATTAAATCCTTTATAGAAAGGACCGTCATTGGGCTAAATGATAGGATTTCGGCATATAATGGCTCTGCATATGCTATCAGCAAATCTCCTCCACTTGGTTATACGGATGTCTTGCAAGCGATAGCGGCAAACGTAGCTCACACCGAGACTTCGGTAGCCGTTTTGGCTGCGCAGAATGAGGAAATTAAGGCAGAGTTTGCGCAAAAAGGCATCAAGCAAGATGTTTCCTCTCTGCTGGGTAAAGTTAACGAATATCGTCTAAATATTGATAATGCAAATGCAAAGCTACAGGAAATACAAGGTCGTACCTCGCAGTATTTCTCGGAGCAAAAGAGACGTGCGGAAATAGCTGCAAGTTACGATACCTATCTTGAGAGCTTGCGTGGCGAAGTCGATATTGCTTATGCGTCCCTGCTGGCACCCAACGCAGATTGGAATGCTGAACAGAATGAGCTTGTACAGAGCATACTAAAGGATATTCAAGTATCAGGTTCAATTCTGTTTGATAAGGGGGCTTTTTATAGCGGTCTTGAGGAGTGTGTGAATAGAGGTAAATTTCGTGCTTCGGCAGGAAAGTCTACTTCTGAAAGGTTGGCTGAGACCTTTAATGTTCATAATAAATCTGACTTCTTCAAGATGCTTATGGGGCACAAGCTTATTCAGTTGGGCGATCAGCTGGTGTCTCTTGAAGACTTTTTTTGGAGTGATGATTATTTTAACCAAGGTGGCCGATTCGAGCTATTTGATTATCTCTACTCTCCGTCTCGTATTAAGAACTATTTGAAAGTGAATGCTGAGTTCTCTTATAAAGGGAAGTCGGTTGAGAAGTTGTCCGTTGGGCAGCGGGGCACATTTTACGTTTGCCTGAAGTTGGCTACAGATCCTTTTGGGAGTCCTTTCGTATTTGATCAGCCGGAAGATGATTTGGATAATGGCTTTATAATGGGTCAGTTAGTACCTTTGTTTAAGCAGATAAAGAAGTATCGACAAGTTATAATCGTCACCCACAACGCGAATCTTGTTGTCAACTCGGACGCGGAACAGGTAATTGTCGCGGAAAACGATGGCGAAGTTGTTAGCTATGTCTCAGGAGCCCTTGAGGAGGGAGATGTCCGCGGGGGGATTGGTATCAGATCCATGGTGTGTTCCATCTTGGAGGGTGGCCATGAAGCGTTCGCTAATCGTGAGAAGAAATATGGACTCTGA
- a CDS encoding DUF927 domain-containing protein, translating to MSTPEAKSGLSLVGEPKAPDRDTLDRPCFAVYDRPVFKEGKQFREGTWYHGVKHTGPEDKPVPFDYWICSPLHVDAETVNTEDGSIGRLLSFRYRGKRIEWVMPMEALAGKADEVLKALMRQGLAIEYHQRRHVAPYLASYHAPARVIATTTKPGWHESGAFVLPSRVIGGDNVRYQDSGRAVNLFTSKGTLTNWQAQIAPYCLGNPVLILSICCALAGPLLAKLGINGGGIHLVGDSSSGKSLAQLLAASVWGNPGTFAASWDVSKGGVEIEAASRNDTVLILDEIKRADPKRVQEMAYAIANGMGKSTMTREREGRAKLTWRVLALSSGERSLSEHAAIAGNGAHAGAELRMVDVNAGTRPFRAFDDVHGLTGQEFHRLLTDAVGQDYGHLGPAFVESLLKTPEDLLERFRQVRATFRTESSQAGRVADRFAVLALAGELAAERGLLGWPVGAAGNACRQLFGEWLARMGDGNAEERQILRGIGDFIALHGDSRFSWIHAEHAASTVRDRAGFYELIDDRRLYLFNAPALLEAAAGYGKERILRALVEANALAKVDEEARTSRRTKRYRTPGGGNARFYVIDPERLETEGESQA from the coding sequence ATGAGCACGCCCGAAGCAAAAAGCGGCCTGAGCCTGGTCGGCGAACCCAAGGCCCCGGACCGTGACACCTTGGATCGGCCGTGCTTTGCCGTCTACGACCGCCCGGTCTTCAAGGAGGGCAAGCAATTCCGCGAAGGCACCTGGTACCACGGCGTCAAGCACACCGGTCCGGAAGACAAGCCGGTGCCCTTCGACTACTGGATCTGCTCGCCGCTGCACGTCGACGCCGAGACGGTGAACACCGAGGACGGCAGCATTGGTCGCCTGCTCAGCTTTCGCTATCGCGGCAAGCGCATTGAGTGGGTCATGCCCATGGAAGCCCTGGCCGGCAAGGCCGACGAGGTGCTCAAGGCGCTCATGCGCCAGGGCCTGGCCATCGAGTACCACCAACGCCGCCACGTCGCGCCGTACCTCGCCAGCTACCACGCGCCGGCCAGGGTGATCGCCACCACCACCAAGCCGGGCTGGCATGAGTCCGGCGCCTTTGTCCTGCCATCGCGGGTGATCGGCGGCGACAACGTGCGCTATCAAGACTCCGGCCGGGCGGTGAACCTCTTCACCAGCAAGGGTACGCTGACCAACTGGCAAGCGCAGATAGCGCCCTACTGCCTGGGCAATCCGGTGCTGATCCTGTCCATCTGCTGCGCCCTCGCCGGGCCGCTACTGGCCAAGCTGGGTATCAACGGCGGCGGCATCCACCTGGTAGGCGATTCCTCGAGCGGCAAGTCACTGGCACAGCTACTCGCGGCGTCGGTCTGGGGCAACCCCGGCACCTTTGCTGCGTCCTGGGACGTGTCCAAGGGCGGCGTGGAGATCGAGGCGGCCTCACGCAATGACACGGTGCTGATCCTGGACGAGATCAAGCGGGCCGACCCCAAGCGCGTCCAGGAGATGGCCTACGCCATCGCCAACGGCATGGGCAAGAGCACCATGACCCGCGAGCGCGAGGGTCGCGCCAAGCTGACCTGGCGCGTCCTGGCGCTGTCCAGCGGCGAGCGCTCGCTCTCCGAGCACGCCGCCATTGCCGGCAACGGCGCCCATGCCGGCGCGGAGCTGCGCATGGTGGACGTGAATGCCGGCACTCGCCCCTTCCGCGCGTTCGACGACGTGCATGGCCTGACCGGCCAGGAATTCCACCGGTTGCTGACCGATGCCGTGGGCCAAGACTACGGCCACCTGGGGCCAGCGTTCGTGGAAAGCCTGCTCAAGACGCCTGAAGACTTACTCGAGCGCTTTCGCCAGGTGCGCGCCACCTTCCGCACTGAAAGCTCCCAGGCTGGCCGGGTGGCGGATCGCTTCGCCGTGCTCGCCCTGGCCGGCGAACTGGCGGCGGAACGCGGGCTACTGGGCTGGCCGGTCGGCGCGGCGGGTAACGCCTGCCGCCAGCTGTTCGGCGAATGGCTCGCCAGGATGGGTGATGGCAACGCCGAGGAGCGCCAGATCCTGCGCGGTATTGGCGATTTCATCGCCCTGCACGGCGACAGCCGCTTCTCCTGGATCCACGCCGAGCACGCCGCGTCGACCGTGCGCGATCGGGCCGGCTTCTACGAGCTGATCGACGATCGCCGGCTGTACCTGTTCAACGCGCCCGCACTGCTCGAGGCGGCGGCCGGCTACGGCAAGGAGCGGATCCTGCGCGCCCTGGTGGAAGCCAATGCGCTCGCCAAAGTGGATGAAGAGGCCCGCACCTCCCGGCGCACGAAACGCTATCGCACGCCAGGCGGAGGCAATGCTCGGTTCTACGTCATCGACCCCGAGCGCCTGGAGACCGAAGGAGAGAGTCAAGCATGA